A window of Phycisphaerales bacterium contains these coding sequences:
- a CDS encoding diphosphate--fructose-6-phosphate 1-phosphotransferase: MPPSDLIRGNAVIGQSGGPTAVINQSLVGVVEGLRGGLHAAGFVPRILGMRHGVRGLTKGEFADLTDMHQDRLDRLAATPSAALGSTRDKPDPAYCERVLEACKRNDIRYFFYIGGNDSSDTCRIVREMAVRTGYDLRCFHVPKTVDNDLMENDHTPGFPSAARFVAMACMADFLDNISLPGIKINVVMGRHAGFLTAASALARRHDRDLNPVAPEESTDGPQLIYCPEVPFSLDEFAADVEAIYAKKGRCHIAVSEGIMDPTGQPIGASLIKNAQTDSHGNVQLSGSGALGDALADFLKARLTPAGGKAPRVRADTFGYVQRCWPDPSPIDQQEARRCGQFAAQLAMGGHQDGSVAIVRQGSGSERWLGRDNGQPYLSTYRRVDLSAVAAKTRHMPPAFLTGRNNVSRAFVEYCLPLVGPLPGFERL, encoded by the coding sequence ATGCCCCCCTCCGACCTCATCCGCGGCAACGCTGTCATTGGCCAGTCCGGCGGGCCGACCGCCGTCATCAACCAGTCCCTTGTCGGCGTTGTCGAAGGCCTCCGGGGCGGGCTGCACGCGGCCGGGTTTGTGCCACGCATTCTGGGCATGCGGCACGGCGTGCGCGGGCTCACCAAGGGCGAGTTCGCGGACCTCACCGACATGCACCAGGACCGGCTGGATCGGCTGGCGGCGACGCCCTCGGCGGCGCTGGGCTCCACGCGCGACAAGCCGGACCCGGCATACTGCGAGCGCGTCCTGGAGGCGTGCAAGAGGAACGACATCCGCTACTTCTTCTACATCGGCGGCAACGACAGCAGCGACACGTGCCGCATTGTCCGCGAGATGGCGGTGAGGACGGGGTATGACCTCCGCTGCTTCCACGTGCCCAAGACCGTGGACAACGACCTGATGGAGAACGACCACACGCCGGGGTTCCCGTCGGCGGCGCGGTTTGTGGCGATGGCGTGCATGGCGGACTTTCTCGACAACATCTCGCTGCCGGGCATCAAGATCAACGTGGTGATGGGGCGGCACGCGGGATTCTTGACGGCCGCGAGCGCGCTGGCCCGCCGGCACGACCGCGACCTGAACCCGGTGGCGCCCGAGGAGTCGACCGACGGGCCGCAGCTGATCTATTGCCCCGAGGTGCCGTTCAGCCTCGATGAGTTCGCCGCGGATGTGGAGGCGATCTACGCGAAGAAAGGCCGCTGCCACATCGCCGTGAGTGAAGGGATCATGGACCCCACGGGCCAGCCCATCGGCGCCTCGCTCATCAAGAACGCGCAGACCGATTCGCACGGCAATGTGCAGCTCTCGGGCAGCGGGGCCCTGGGCGATGCGCTCGCCGACTTCCTGAAGGCGAGGCTCACGCCCGCGGGGGGCAAGGCGCCGCGGGTGCGTGCGGACACCTTCGGGTACGTGCAGCGGTGCTGGCCTGATCCCAGCCCGATCGACCAGCAGGAGGCGCGCCGGTGCGGGCAGTTCGCGGCGCAGCTCGCGATGGGCGGGCACCAGGACGGCAGCGTCGCCATTGTGCGGCAGGGCAGCGGGAGCGAGCGGTGGCTGGGCCGGGACAACGGGCAGCCGTACCTGTCCACCTACCGGCGGGTGGACCTCAGCGCGGTCGCGGCCAAGACCCGCCACATGCCCCCCGCGTTCCTCACCGGGCGGAACAACGTGAGCCGTGCGTTCGTGGAGTACTGCCTGCCGCTGGTGGGGCCGCTGCCGGGGTTCGAGCGCCTGTAG
- a CDS encoding SDR family NAD(P)-dependent oxidoreductase, with the protein MISQPIKKVALITGAGSGIGAATAELLAQRGHRVGVLTRTPEEANQVVQRITDAGGEAMALIADVRDEKGMQLAVKELVDRFGGLDVVFANAGINGAAGPLEELTVEDFDETVDTNFKGTFITLKAAVPEIKKRASEKQQGVVVICSSINGVHTFNDPGTVIYSATKAALVAMTKLLALELAKHHVRVAAVCPGSIDTNIDENTEKRDIDEAGHPVRFPKGEIPLTGKQPGRPEQVAKLVAFLVSDEADHITGTEVVIDGGQSLVV; encoded by the coding sequence ATGATCTCTCAACCCATCAAGAAGGTTGCCCTCATCACCGGGGCCGGCTCGGGCATCGGCGCTGCAACGGCCGAGCTCCTCGCCCAGCGCGGCCACCGCGTGGGCGTCCTGACCCGCACACCCGAGGAGGCGAACCAGGTCGTGCAGCGGATCACCGACGCGGGCGGCGAGGCCATGGCGCTGATTGCGGACGTGCGCGATGAGAAGGGGATGCAGCTGGCGGTGAAGGAGTTGGTGGACCGCTTCGGGGGGCTTGACGTGGTGTTCGCCAATGCGGGCATCAATGGCGCGGCCGGCCCGCTCGAGGAGCTGACCGTCGAGGACTTTGACGAGACTGTGGACACGAACTTCAAGGGGACATTTATCACCTTGAAGGCCGCGGTGCCGGAAATCAAGAAGCGGGCGAGCGAGAAGCAGCAGGGGGTGGTGGTCATCTGCTCGAGCATCAACGGCGTGCACACGTTCAACGACCCGGGCACCGTGATCTACTCGGCGACCAAGGCGGCGCTGGTCGCGATGACCAAGCTGCTGGCGCTGGAGCTGGCGAAGCACCACGTGCGGGTCGCGGCGGTGTGCCCGGGCTCGATTGACACGAATATTGACGAGAACACCGAGAAGCGCGACATCGACGAGGCCGGGCATCCCGTGCGGTTCCCCAAGGGGGAGATCCCCCTTACCGGCAAGCAGCCCGGCCGGCCCGAGCAGGTGGCGAAGCTGGTCGCGTTCCTTGTCAGCGACGAGGCGGATCACATCACGGGCACGGAGGTGGTGATCGACGGGGGGCAGTCGCTGGTGGTGTGA
- a CDS encoding 4-hydroxybenzoate octaprenyltransferase, with protein MSTAAAQSSSPRTSLRLIAADIKLAHSVFALPFAVLAAFIAQVASGLSWVSFGGKFALILVCMVTARTWAMLVNRLADRGFDAQNPRTQRRVFAAGRLSAAQGWGVALACAAVFIAACGGFRLLYDNWWPIALSVPVLGWIALYSYTKRFTALCHVFLGTSLAIAPLAAALAVWPEALRTTPSLWWIAGFVVAWVAGFDVIYALQDEGFDKGRGLRSIPAALGSAGARAVSIFLHLGAGAALIMAWRSHASFGPLLGAGVVAVLALLVTEHVIVYRGARRGLAGLNMAFFTLNGVVSCVLGALGVADLFF; from the coding sequence GTGAGCACTGCTGCTGCACAAAGTTCGTCGCCGAGGACTTCACTGCGGCTGATCGCCGCGGACATCAAGCTGGCGCACTCGGTGTTTGCGCTGCCGTTTGCGGTGCTGGCGGCGTTCATTGCGCAGGTGGCGTCAGGGTTGTCGTGGGTGAGCTTCGGGGGGAAGTTCGCGCTGATCCTGGTGTGCATGGTGACGGCCCGCACGTGGGCGATGCTGGTCAACCGGCTCGCGGACCGCGGGTTTGATGCGCAGAACCCGCGGACGCAGCGGCGGGTGTTCGCCGCGGGGCGGCTCTCGGCGGCGCAGGGGTGGGGAGTGGCCCTGGCATGCGCGGCGGTGTTCATTGCGGCGTGCGGGGGGTTCAGGCTGCTGTACGACAACTGGTGGCCCATCGCCCTCAGCGTGCCGGTGCTGGGGTGGATCGCGCTGTACTCCTATACCAAGCGGTTCACGGCCCTTTGCCACGTGTTCCTGGGGACGTCGCTGGCGATTGCGCCTCTCGCGGCGGCGCTGGCGGTGTGGCCCGAGGCGCTGCGGACGACGCCGAGTTTGTGGTGGATCGCGGGGTTTGTGGTCGCTTGGGTGGCGGGGTTCGATGTGATCTACGCGTTGCAGGATGAGGGCTTCGACAAGGGGCGGGGGCTGCGGAGCATCCCGGCTGCGCTCGGATCTGCCGGGGCCCGCGCGGTCAGCATCTTCCTGCACCTGGGGGCGGGCGCCGCCCTCATCATGGCCTGGCGGTCGCATGCGAGCTTTGGGCCGCTGCTGGGCGCGGGGGTGGTGGCCGTGCTCGCCCTGCTCGTGACCGAGCACGTGATCGTGTACCGCGGGGCGCGGCGCGGCCTCGCCGGGCTCAATATGGCGTTCTTCACACTGAATGGCGTCGTCAGCTGCGTGCTGGGGGCGCTGGGCGTGGCGGACCTGTTCTTCTGA
- a CDS encoding HDOD domain-containing protein, whose amino-acid sequence MSTVTKERDQIVANAIREISHIATLPEITVKVVELVEDPKSTAQDLHKVISGDPALCSRILKVVNSSFYGLPGQIGSINRAIVMLGLNAVKNIAIAASLAKLFRGGDLTPTFSAREIWTHSNLTAAAAKMVANSLRIGLADEAFLAGLIHDIGVMVEMQADRNKLIDVLRRVGADNKGVPATDMIEAENAVFEANHQEFGAALCEKWKFPKSFGIVTGFHHKPMEVPTESRTLVAIIHVADRLAADTGLGFRQDLLNTNIDADVLDFLKLPAEKVAEIRATLIAQSKDLSNVLGM is encoded by the coding sequence ATGAGCACCGTCACGAAAGAGCGGGACCAGATCGTCGCCAACGCGATACGCGAGATCAGCCACATCGCCACGCTGCCCGAGATCACCGTCAAGGTGGTCGAGCTCGTGGAAGACCCCAAGTCCACGGCCCAGGACCTGCACAAGGTCATCTCCGGCGACCCGGCGCTGTGCAGCCGCATCCTCAAGGTCGTCAACTCGTCGTTCTACGGCCTGCCGGGGCAGATCGGCTCGATCAACCGGGCGATCGTGATGCTCGGCCTGAACGCCGTGAAGAACATCGCGATCGCGGCGAGCCTTGCGAAGCTCTTCCGCGGCGGGGACCTCACGCCGACGTTCTCAGCGCGTGAGATCTGGACGCACTCGAACCTCACGGCCGCGGCGGCGAAGATGGTGGCCAACTCGCTGCGGATCGGGCTGGCCGACGAGGCGTTCCTCGCGGGGCTGATCCACGACATCGGCGTGATGGTGGAGATGCAGGCAGACCGCAACAAGCTGATCGACGTGCTCCGCCGCGTGGGCGCCGACAACAAGGGCGTGCCCGCGACCGACATGATTGAGGCGGAGAACGCGGTGTTCGAGGCCAACCACCAGGAGTTCGGCGCAGCCCTTTGCGAGAAGTGGAAGTTCCCCAAGAGCTTCGGCATCGTCACCGGCTTCCACCACAAGCCCATGGAGGTGCCCACCGAGAGCCGCACGCTCGTGGCGATCATCCACGTCGCGGATCGGCTCGCCGCGGACACGGGGCTGGGGTTCCGCCAGGACCTGCTGAACACGAACATCGATGCCGACGTGCTCGACTTCCTCAAGCTGCCGGCGGAGAAGGTGGCCGAGATCCGCGCCACGCTGATCGCGCAGAGCAAGGACCTGAGCAACGTGCTGGGCATGTGA
- the neuC gene encoding UDP-N-acetylglucosamine 2-epimerase, giving the protein MIGDGWTDEPSVRPTPMDPPLKGRARVALVTGTRAEFGLLRPVGLAIAARQDLELAVIAAGAHLISPALTFREVKASFNIAEVVPMQIAGKTGRAEDAEALGRGVGRFTRAYEKLRPDWVLVLGDRIEAFAAAAAASVAGYAVAHIHGGDRAEGVADEGMRHAITKLAHVHFAASEQSAERIVRMGEARERVHVVGSPAIDGLAAVEELSQSGVDELYGGAGFQHAKKAEEGSRGLKARLPVLLLLHPVGRPSEVEEAAAAEVLEGLRGERVLALHPNHDPGREGVLRAIESAGVPIVQHLPRERFVGLLKHLAKHKGVLVGNSSAGLIEAAALRVPVVDIGPRQGGRERCGNVVHVEHERAAEVRAAVGKARELDLGGLVHPYGDGHAGERIAKVLAEVSPHQPWVLRKRNAY; this is encoded by the coding sequence TTGATCGGCGACGGCTGGACCGACGAGCCCAGCGTGCGCCCCACGCCCATGGACCCACCGTTGAAGGGGCGGGCGCGCGTCGCCCTCGTAACGGGCACACGGGCGGAGTTCGGGCTGCTGCGGCCGGTGGGGCTGGCGATCGCGGCGAGGCAGGACCTGGAGCTGGCGGTGATCGCTGCGGGGGCGCACCTGATCTCGCCGGCGCTGACTTTCCGCGAGGTGAAGGCGTCGTTCAACATTGCCGAGGTCGTGCCGATGCAGATCGCGGGGAAGACGGGGCGGGCCGAGGATGCCGAGGCGCTGGGGCGCGGTGTGGGGCGGTTTACGCGGGCATACGAGAAGCTGCGGCCGGACTGGGTGCTGGTGCTGGGGGACCGCATCGAGGCGTTCGCGGCCGCGGCGGCGGCGAGCGTGGCGGGGTACGCGGTGGCTCATATCCACGGGGGCGATCGGGCCGAGGGTGTCGCGGATGAAGGGATGCGGCACGCGATCACGAAGCTGGCGCACGTGCACTTCGCGGCGAGCGAGCAGAGCGCGGAGCGGATCGTGCGGATGGGGGAGGCGCGCGAGCGGGTGCATGTGGTGGGGTCGCCGGCGATTGATGGCCTTGCAGCGGTGGAGGAGCTGAGCCAGAGCGGAGTTGATGAGCTGTATGGGGGGGCGGGCTTTCAGCACGCAAAGAAGGCAGAGGAGGGATCGCGCGGGCTGAAAGCCCGCCTCCCCGTTCTGTTGCTCTTGCACCCGGTTGGGAGACCTTCCGAAGTAGAGGAGGCCGCGGCTGCGGAAGTGCTGGAGGGCCTTAGAGGCGAGCGGGTGCTGGCGCTGCACCCCAACCACGACCCGGGGCGCGAGGGGGTGCTGCGGGCGATCGAGAGCGCGGGTGTCCCGATCGTGCAGCACCTGCCGCGCGAGCGGTTCGTTGGGCTGCTCAAGCACCTCGCGAAGCACAAGGGCGTGCTGGTGGGGAACAGCTCGGCGGGGCTGATCGAGGCGGCGGCGCTGCGGGTGCCGGTGGTGGACATCGGGCCGCGTCAGGGCGGGCGGGAGCGGTGCGGGAACGTGGTGCACGTGGAGCATGAGCGGGCGGCGGAGGTGCGGGCGGCGGTGGGCAAGGCCCGAGAACTCGATCTTGGAGGGCTCGTTCATCCCTATGGAGACGGGCACGCGGGGGAGCGGATCGCGAAGGTGCTGGCGGAGGTGAGCCCGCACCAGCCATGGGTGCTGCGGAAACGCAACGCTTACTAG
- a CDS encoding N-acetylneuraminate synthase family protein has translation MRIGTREIGPNQPAYVIAELGVNHDGSVERALELTDAAARAGVDAVKLQLFEAERLMSRASKLAAYQKTAGEKDPVAMLRRLELPLAGMEQVIERAHEKGLHAIVTVFSLEHVEAAKKMAWDAFKTASPDIVNRPLLEALAGMRGAKETRPLIVSTGASTLQEVARALTWLRPVGERLGVLQCVSSYPTPLGQGELGGISAIADIWPGVVGYSDHTPDVMTSAVAVALGAQVLEKHMTYSKLAVGPDHIASLDAREMGEYVEFAIQAFAAKEHLKKEHPPEDLTRFIGGAEKLTARQGEYVKTKRVLPIEEDVRRVSRQSVVCTRAVGAGEVLRREDVTVKRPGTGLPAYLLDDVVGKKALRPIEADVPLVAEDLEGIAALVGGGER, from the coding sequence ATGCGGATTGGCACGCGTGAGATAGGGCCCAACCAGCCGGCGTACGTCATCGCCGAGCTTGGTGTGAATCATGATGGGTCGGTGGAGCGCGCGCTGGAGCTGACGGACGCGGCGGCGCGAGCGGGCGTGGATGCGGTGAAGCTGCAGCTGTTCGAGGCCGAGCGGCTGATGAGCCGCGCGTCCAAGCTCGCGGCGTACCAGAAGACGGCGGGCGAGAAGGACCCGGTCGCGATGCTCAGGCGGCTGGAGCTGCCGCTTGCAGGGATGGAGCAGGTGATCGAGCGGGCGCACGAGAAGGGGCTGCACGCGATCGTGACGGTGTTCAGCCTCGAGCATGTCGAGGCCGCGAAGAAGATGGCGTGGGACGCGTTCAAGACGGCGTCGCCGGACATCGTGAACCGGCCGCTGCTGGAGGCCCTCGCGGGCATGCGTGGGGCGAAGGAGACGCGCCCGCTCATCGTGAGCACGGGGGCTTCGACGCTGCAGGAGGTGGCCAGGGCGCTCACGTGGCTGAGGCCCGTGGGGGAGCGGCTGGGCGTGCTGCAGTGCGTGAGCAGCTACCCGACCCCGCTGGGGCAGGGGGAGCTCGGTGGCATTTCGGCCATCGCGGACATCTGGCCGGGCGTGGTGGGCTACAGCGACCACACCCCGGACGTGATGACCTCCGCGGTAGCGGTGGCCCTGGGGGCCCAGGTGCTCGAGAAGCACATGACGTACAGCAAGCTGGCGGTGGGGCCGGACCACATCGCCTCGCTGGATGCGCGCGAGATGGGCGAGTACGTGGAGTTCGCGATCCAGGCGTTCGCGGCGAAGGAGCACCTCAAGAAGGAGCACCCGCCCGAGGACCTGACGCGGTTCATCGGGGGGGCGGAGAAGCTGACGGCGCGGCAGGGCGAGTACGTGAAGACCAAGCGCGTGCTGCCCATCGAGGAGGATGTGCGGCGGGTGTCGCGCCAGAGCGTCGTGTGCACGCGGGCGGTCGGCGCCGGGGAGGTGCTGCGGCGCGAGGATGTGACGGTGAAGCGGCCGGGGACGGGCCTGCCGGCGTACCTGCTGGATGATGTCGTGGGGAAGAAGGCGTTGCGCCCGATCGAGGCGGACGTGCCGCTGGTGGCGGAGGACCTGGAAGGGATCGCGGCTCTTGTGGGCGGGGGTGAGCGTTGA
- a CDS encoding acylneuraminate cytidylyltransferase family protein: protein MKTESTKALAVILARSGSKGVPGKNVAPVAGKPCIQWTIEAAKQATSLSRILVSSDDPQALAIAKGMEVGAVVRPADLATDYARVDDAARHAVQAAATEVGIVVILYANVPIRPAGLIDRAVEMLRTTGADSVQSYAPVGKHHPWWTARLNGKGEVVPWEGEVLNHNVFRRQDLPAAAIPDGGVLAVTRRALFLEVPGVPPGPHAFFGADRRGLMNPEGSVVDIDSRVDLIVADTLLRAG, encoded by the coding sequence ATGAAAACTGAAAGCACCAAGGCGCTCGCCGTCATCCTCGCCCGCTCGGGCAGCAAGGGCGTTCCCGGCAAGAACGTCGCGCCCGTCGCGGGCAAGCCGTGCATCCAGTGGACGATCGAGGCGGCCAAGCAGGCGACCAGCCTGTCGCGCATCCTGGTCAGCAGCGACGACCCGCAGGCCCTCGCCATTGCCAAGGGCATGGAGGTGGGCGCGGTGGTGCGGCCGGCGGACCTCGCGACCGACTACGCACGCGTCGATGACGCCGCGCGCCATGCGGTGCAGGCCGCGGCCACGGAGGTGGGAATCGTCGTCATCCTCTACGCCAATGTGCCGATCCGCCCGGCGGGGCTGATCGACCGCGCGGTGGAGATGCTGCGGACAACCGGTGCGGATTCGGTGCAGAGCTATGCGCCGGTGGGCAAGCACCACCCCTGGTGGACGGCCCGCCTGAATGGCAAGGGCGAGGTTGTGCCGTGGGAGGGCGAGGTCCTGAATCACAACGTGTTCCGGCGGCAGGACCTTCCCGCGGCCGCGATCCCGGATGGCGGCGTGCTCGCGGTCACCCGGCGGGCGCTGTTCCTGGAGGTGCCGGGGGTGCCGCCGGGGCCGCACGCGTTCTTCGGGGCCGACCGGCGCGGGCTCATGAACCCCGAGGGGAGCGTGGTCGACATCGATTCACGCGTCGATCTCATCGTGGCGGACACGCTGCTGCGGGCGGGGTGA
- a CDS encoding 6-hydroxymethylpterin diphosphokinase MptE-like protein: MPGPSRERLEKNLRLLRGRSARAVEAVRAAGPCAGLGLLVAPDGGVTGSLNGRQLASLRAPLAEAEKFAQSIDIGASAAVVVRGFGLGHHVAALAKRLKGHGAVVVFEPDVALLRAVLERLDCSWLAVSNVAVVTDADDTGAIAAATSGIEAVLAAGTTLVDHPASKARIGDAGERFGAAFTTVMRAVRTNVMTTLVQVDQTLRNLLLNLAWYATVPGVADLKDACKGKPAVVVSAGPSLRRNVELLARPGVRDRVVIIAVQTVLKTLLAKGIRPHFVTALDYHEISRRFYEGLMGADVEGVTLVAEPKCNRAILEAFPGAVRCAGDVVLDGILGGTGLLTGVDGGQEHRSGDRCHQDRYIPPGATVAHLAYYLARHMGCDPVVLIGQDLGFTDGQYYAPGAAIHQVWSGELNEFNTLEMLEWQRIARMRPLLRKVQDQQGRPIYTDEQMSTYLVQFEREFMSDAARGLTTIDATEGGVLKQHTRVMTLHEALEAHAREPMRVPGTPAGLEGGALSKRLDAVRSRLASLRESTGRIAALGREAGEVLEEMLEHQQDQARVNRLIERVSGMAKEAAAEVAFGIVQWVNQTGQFKRYRADRAIQIDPTLSPMEKQKREIERDLVNVRWLADAAEYVGGLLEEAAEKLVRGVWAGSARESSKETRGTSDCNEENRPELARRPRTLNAGEGRLWVIAHVDTDVGNIGLPRDLGAELTPGVNLLQATLARLARCGRVAGVLLLCPDVEVARELVGRAPAGLRVEFEPIDGGMLRDRTRGVGVGRLWARHCWRGGLANLSCYDEAVSPRVAAPAMERRGLASAAFVGAAWSLVDPALVDGVIERHLERPEAHELTFAHAPPGLGACVVSRRVLAELSAANTPLASIGGLIGYLPHAPQMDPIAKPVCVSVEPKVRDLLLRCVPDSPERLEMVRRVYGRVQGAGCAAVADALHGWRGAPEHITVHAGGRNDELLEQLCRTGGTPCVTIVDHGDSLDDALRLVEVARGAGAVGVHLRTPLIEGVSAAREVLAARVDIVSIDLLAEDAMTYAALTGRHGFDRVRDGIAHLIEHRRMVEGLPSLWVVPRITRRDAVYEQIEDFYTRALMIADSGVIDPLPAPIPGERIEPLPLPPNVRERQQWSTRVIAADGSVRDGCGDLVEVEVGCEEVG, from the coding sequence GTGCCGGGGCCAAGCCGGGAGCGGCTGGAGAAGAACCTGCGGCTGCTGCGGGGGCGGTCGGCGCGGGCGGTGGAGGCGGTGCGCGCGGCTGGGCCTTGCGCGGGGCTGGGGCTGCTGGTTGCGCCTGATGGAGGGGTGACGGGGAGTCTGAACGGGCGGCAGCTGGCGAGCTTGCGGGCGCCGCTGGCGGAGGCGGAGAAGTTCGCGCAGTCGATTGATATCGGCGCGAGCGCGGCGGTGGTGGTGCGCGGGTTCGGGCTGGGGCATCATGTTGCGGCGCTGGCGAAGCGGCTGAAGGGTCACGGGGCGGTGGTGGTGTTCGAGCCGGATGTGGCGCTGCTGCGGGCGGTGCTGGAGCGGCTGGACTGCTCGTGGCTGGCGGTGTCGAATGTGGCGGTGGTGACGGATGCGGACGACACGGGGGCGATCGCCGCGGCGACGAGCGGGATCGAGGCCGTGCTGGCCGCGGGGACGACGCTGGTGGACCACCCTGCGAGCAAGGCGCGGATCGGGGACGCGGGCGAGCGGTTTGGCGCGGCGTTCACGACGGTGATGCGGGCCGTGCGGACGAATGTGATGACGACGCTGGTGCAGGTGGACCAGACGCTGCGGAACCTGCTGCTGAACCTTGCGTGGTACGCGACGGTGCCGGGGGTGGCGGACCTGAAGGACGCGTGCAAGGGGAAGCCGGCGGTGGTGGTTTCGGCGGGGCCGAGCCTTCGGCGGAATGTCGAGCTGCTGGCGCGCCCGGGCGTGCGGGATCGGGTGGTGATCATCGCGGTGCAGACGGTGCTGAAGACGCTGCTGGCCAAGGGGATCAGGCCGCACTTTGTGACGGCGCTGGATTATCACGAGATCTCGCGGCGGTTCTATGAGGGGCTGATGGGCGCGGATGTCGAGGGCGTCACCCTGGTGGCGGAGCCCAAGTGCAACCGGGCGATCCTGGAGGCATTCCCGGGGGCGGTGCGGTGCGCGGGGGACGTGGTGCTGGACGGGATTCTTGGTGGCACCGGTCTCCTGACCGGTGTCGATGGTGGGCAGGAGCACCGGTCGGGAGACCGGTGCCACCAGGACCGGTACATCCCGCCGGGGGCGACGGTGGCGCACCTGGCGTACTACCTGGCGCGGCACATGGGGTGTGATCCTGTCGTGCTCATCGGGCAGGACCTGGGGTTCACGGATGGGCAGTACTACGCCCCGGGCGCGGCGATCCACCAGGTGTGGTCGGGCGAGCTGAACGAGTTCAACACGCTGGAGATGCTGGAGTGGCAGCGGATCGCCCGCATGCGGCCGCTGCTGCGGAAGGTGCAGGACCAGCAGGGGCGGCCGATCTACACCGACGAGCAGATGTCGACGTACCTCGTGCAGTTCGAGCGCGAGTTCATGAGCGACGCGGCACGGGGGCTGACGACGATCGATGCCACCGAGGGCGGGGTGCTGAAGCAGCACACGCGGGTGATGACGCTGCACGAGGCGCTGGAGGCGCACGCGCGGGAGCCGATGCGCGTGCCCGGGACGCCGGCGGGACTGGAGGGCGGTGCGCTTTCCAAACGCCTGGACGCTGTGCGCTCGCGGCTTGCTTCGCTGCGGGAGAGCACGGGGCGGATCGCGGCGCTGGGGCGGGAGGCGGGGGAGGTGCTGGAGGAAATGCTCGAGCACCAGCAGGATCAGGCGCGGGTGAACCGGTTGATCGAGCGGGTGAGCGGCATGGCGAAGGAGGCCGCGGCGGAGGTGGCGTTCGGCATCGTGCAGTGGGTGAACCAGACGGGGCAGTTCAAGCGGTACCGTGCGGACCGGGCGATTCAGATTGACCCGACGCTGTCGCCCATGGAGAAGCAGAAGCGGGAGATCGAGCGCGATCTTGTGAACGTGCGGTGGCTCGCGGACGCGGCGGAGTATGTGGGCGGGCTGCTGGAGGAGGCGGCGGAGAAGCTGGTGCGGGGGGTATGGGCGGGGAGTGCGCGGGAATCCTCGAAAGAAACGCGCGGCACATCTGATTGCAACGAAGAGAATCGTCCGGAGCTTGCGCGCCGGCCTCGTACTTTGAATGCAGGTGAGGGTCGCCTCTGGGTGATCGCTCATGTCGATACCGATGTTGGCAACATCGGCCTGCCGCGGGACCTTGGGGCGGAGCTGACGCCCGGCGTCAACCTGCTGCAGGCGACGCTCGCGCGGTTGGCGCGGTGCGGGCGGGTCGCGGGCGTGCTGCTGCTGTGCCCGGATGTCGAGGTCGCCCGCGAGCTGGTGGGGCGGGCTCCGGCGGGGCTGCGCGTGGAGTTCGAGCCGATCGACGGCGGAATGCTGCGCGATCGCACGCGCGGCGTGGGGGTCGGGCGGCTGTGGGCCCGGCACTGCTGGCGGGGTGGGCTGGCGAACCTCTCGTGTTATGACGAGGCGGTGTCGCCCCGGGTGGCGGCGCCGGCGATGGAGCGGCGGGGGCTCGCGAGCGCGGCGTTTGTGGGGGCCGCGTGGTCGCTGGTTGATCCGGCACTGGTTGATGGTGTGATCGAGCGGCACCTGGAGCGGCCCGAGGCCCACGAACTCACGTTCGCGCACGCGCCCCCGGGGCTGGGCGCGTGCGTGGTGTCGCGGCGGGTGCTGGCGGAGCTGAGCGCGGCGAACACGCCGCTGGCGAGCATCGGCGGGCTGATCGGCTACTTGCCGCATGCGCCGCAGATGGACCCGATCGCCAAGCCCGTGTGCGTGAGCGTTGAGCCCAAGGTGCGCGACCTGCTGCTGCGGTGCGTGCCGGATTCGCCCGAGCGGCTGGAGATGGTCCGGCGCGTGTACGGGCGTGTGCAGGGCGCGGGGTGCGCGGCCGTCGCTGATGCGCTGCACGGCTGGCGGGGCGCTCCCGAGCACATCACCGTCCATGCTGGCGGGCGCAACGACGAGCTGCTGGAGCAGCTGTGCCGCACCGGCGGCACGCCGTGCGTGACCATTGTGGATCACGGCGACTCACTCGATGACGCCCTGCGGCTGGTGGAGGTCGCCCGCGGCGCGGGGGCGGTGGGCGTGCACCTGCGCACGCCGCTGATCGAGGGCGTCAGCGCGGCCCGCGAGGTCCTTGCTGCACGCGTCGACATCGTCAGCATCGATCTGCTCGCCGAGGACGCAATGACCTATGCCGCTCTCACGGGCCGGCACGGCTTCGACCGGGTCCGCGACGGCATCGCCCACCTGATCGAGCACCGCCGGATGGTCGAAGGCCTGCCGTCGCTCTGGGTCGTGCCGCGGATCACGCGGCGGGACGCGGTGTACGAGCAGATCGAGGACTTCTACACCCGCGCTCTCATGATCGCGGACTCGGGGGTGATCGATCCGTTGCCGGCCCCCATCCCCGGGGAGCGCATCGAGCCGCTGCCGCTGCCCCCGAACGTGCGCGAGCGGCAACAGTGGAGCACGCGGGTGATCGCAGCGGACGGCAGCGTGCGCGATGGGTGTGGTGATCTGGTGGAGGTTGAGGTCGGGTGTGAAGAGGTCGGGTGA